The genome window GTGCTTCTTTATGAATGGGAAGTACTACCTGTATTACTCGTGTTCCACGTTTGGATCGGGCTTCTCAGCAATAGGCCTGGTTACAAACCCCACGCTGGACCCCAACAGCCCTGATTATCGTTGGACTGATCAGGGCGAAGTGATTTCCAGCACGGCTATTAACTCATCGCAACCTAACGCCATTGATCCCGCCATTTTTCGCGACGCCAACAACCGCGTGTGGCTAACCTATGGGTCTTACTTCGGTGGTATTCGGGTAGTAGAGCTTAACCCTACTAGCGGCAAATTACTTAACACCAATCAGTTCGCTGTAGGAAATAATGGTGCGGAAGCTGCCTACATTAAGGAGCACGATGGGTACTACTATCTGTTTCTTAATCGTGGTACGTGCTGTCAGGGCGCGCTCAGTACGTACCATATCCTAGTAGGACGCTCCCTTTCCCCCACCGGGCCTTTTCTCGACCAGCAGGGTGTTGACCTTAACAATGGCGGCGGTACGACTCTGTTAAGCGGGTCAGGCCGTTACCGAGGGCCAGGGCACGCCGGAATTCTGGAAGAAGGAGGTGTCAACTATTTTTCCTACCACTACTACGACTCGTATGATGGTGGTGTCCCTAAACTAGGCTTGGCTCAGCTCATCTGGACAACTGCTGGTTGGCCTAGCATCAGTCGCGACTGGGTGACAGCGGGCCGCTATGTCATCAGTACAGCGCAGACTAGTGGCCTTGTGTGGGAAGCGGGTTGCGCCAGTGGTAGCACTCCTATCACCCAAAATACCTTCAGTAATCAACCTTGTCAGCAATGGAATTTCGCCGCCCTTGGTAATGGTGACTACCGTGTTACCAATCAGCAAGGGGGGTTAACGGCTAGCGTGGCCGGATGCTCTGATGCCGCTGGTGCTAAACTCCAACTCGGGGCTTACACTGACGACGACTGCCAGCGCTTTCACATTGACCGGGCGGCGAATGGAACACTCGTATTCGCTTCACTAAATGGCAACCGGGTGGTGGAAGTACCGAATGCCTCTACTGCCGCCGGGCAGCAACTGGGGCTGTGGGATTATAATGGTTGCAGTTGTCAGCGCTGGTCGCTTACGCCTACTAACACACCACTGGCGGTGAAGGGTGCGCAGCTACAGGACATCAGTATATATCCGGTTCCGGCCGGGCAGCAAGGGTTTACCGTTGAGTTAGGCACCCAACCAATCAGGGAGATTACGCAGGTGGAAGTCCGCAATTTGCTGGGGGCGGTGGTGTACCAACACGTTTTTGGCAAGCAGCAGACCACTTTGTCGGTAGCGGCTGGTTTGCAGCCAGGGGTCTACGTAGTGTGCGTACGCCGACCTAGTGGCTCTTTAACACAAAAGATAACCGTTCTATAAACTCGACTTAGCCGGTGGAGAGGCCGTATTCTCGACCTTTCTACCGGCTTTTTTTCTTTGACAAACACAAACGATTGTGTAGAATCAAAAGGATTTTCTACTTTACACGCACATTAGCCATTTCTTCACCATCAGGAAGGATGTAACTCGAACAGAGCTTTTGCATAACTAAGTGTATATCAATTATTTGTGCTATCTACTTTCTTACACAATCCATTGTTATACTATCTATATAATCTGCTTATCAAGTTTACTTCCTTGCGTTTTTACCTCCCTCACAAAAATTCCCACTTCCTCCGCTCATGACAAAACGTAACCGTGTCGGTGCATGGACCAGCCGTGTGGCTGGGCTCCTGCTGGTAGCCAGCTGCAACCAGTCAGCTCCCAATGAACACTCGGCCGCCGGTGCTTCCCAAACCATGACTGATTCCACTCAAACTGCTACGACCACAGCGGCGTCGGCCCCTACCTCGGCCTCGTTCGGCAAGACTTTGGATGGCACCGAAGTGCAGCTCTATACGCTCACCAATACCCACGGCCTGCAGGTAAGCATCACGAATTACGGCGGCACCGTCACGAGCCTGCTGGTGCCCGACAAAGCGGGTAAGCTCGGCAACATAGTACTCGGCTTTGACAACGTGAGCGGCTACCAGAGCCCAGAATTTCTAAAATCGGGGCCCTACTTTGGAGCCCTGATTGGGCGCTACGGCAACCGCATTGCCAAGGGCAAGTTCACCCTCGATGGCAAGGAATATACGTTGGCCAAGAACAACGGCGTAAACACCCTGCACGGGGGCAAAAAGGGTTTTGATA of Hymenobacter sublimis contains these proteins:
- a CDS encoding family 43 glycosylhydrolase, translating into MMSISLPSPSRIIRLLLVVMLLLGGHVFRATALQGQPGLHDPSTIIKHGNTYWTFATGDGIYSLYSTDLVHWRPGPRPVFPNNGYPSWINSKVPGFAGLFWAPECFFMNGKYYLYYSCSTFGSGFSAIGLVTNPTLDPNSPDYRWTDQGEVISSTAINSSQPNAIDPAIFRDANNRVWLTYGSYFGGIRVVELNPTSGKLLNTNQFAVGNNGAEAAYIKEHDGYYYLFLNRGTCCQGALSTYHILVGRSLSPTGPFLDQQGVDLNNGGGTTLLSGSGRYRGPGHAGILEEGGVNYFSYHYYDSYDGGVPKLGLAQLIWTTAGWPSISRDWVTAGRYVISTAQTSGLVWEAGCASGSTPITQNTFSNQPCQQWNFAALGNGDYRVTNQQGGLTASVAGCSDAAGAKLQLGAYTDDDCQRFHIDRAANGTLVFASLNGNRVVEVPNASTAAGQQLGLWDYNGCSCQRWSLTPTNTPLAVKGAQLQDISIYPVPAGQQGFTVELGTQPIREITQVEVRNLLGAVVYQHVFGKQQTTLSVAAGLQPGVYVVCVRRPSGSLTQKITVL